A single window of Nicotiana sylvestris chromosome 3, ASM39365v2, whole genome shotgun sequence DNA harbors:
- the LOC138887160 gene encoding uncharacterized protein, which translates to MASKFMDRFRFNTENAPDVFYIQNLKKKPTKTFHEYANRWRSEAAKVQPALEEEHMNKFFVRAQDLQYYERLMLIENYKFSDIIKLGEKIEEGIKSGMVTNLEALQARNKALQSGGTSKKTDLYERLKAAGYVTPIPAITLENPSQWVKPNKTCAYHSGMKGHTIDECRSLKDKIQTLIDNKIIVAKKPAPNVHNNPLPDHKGGGVHMIEIEDDWDPKGSIGLIVEGDDHKKPTVTLNPIVVQIQPSKVAEVNRSIPLEFQAPSSAKMPVPIEVKFGSPKAPVPFEVAVLPSKARVPIPVAMTTITSFHTKAIPWDYTSKARRKRKAKSGEAVVAQGSNLNICPLVTLRTLGKSLHEIKYGAINVKAFDGSQRSTIGEISLCLQIGPTWFDVDFQVIDVPSSYNLLLGRPWIHADGAVVSTLHQVVKFEWNHQEVIIHGDGSNPIYSRQTIPAIGVRRKIGGETYHHIERVNAIDKDKWWDNKIESILNWCEYELGKGLGKNLQGIAKPIKLKKHENVKETRISVHLSPSENEEYTEFLKEYEDIFAWSYDDMTGLSTSIVAHKLLTDPTCPPLNPAKCAFGFPTGKLLGFIVSRQGIELDPSKIKAIQEFPPPKNEKDVMIFLGRLNYISQFIAQSTVICEPIFKMLKKDAATKWTDDCQKAFDRIKEYLSTPLV; encoded by the exons atggcatccaaattcatggatagattcaggttcaatacggagaatgcaccggatgtgttttatattcagaatttgaagaagaaacccacaAAAACATTCCACGAGTATGCCAATCgctggagatcagaggctgctaaggtccaACCTGCTTTAGAGGAAGAACatatgaacaagtttttcgtccgggctcaggatctgcaatactatgaaaggctgatgctGATCGAGAATTATAagttttctgacatcatcaaactagGAGAAaagatcgaggaaggtatcaaaagcggtatggttacaaatctggaagccttgcaagctagaaacaaggctctacagtctggtggtacatcCAAGAAAACGGAC ctatatgaaaggctcaaagctgctgggtatgtcacccctatccctgctataacccttgAAAACCCCTCTCAATGGGTCAagccaaacaaaacctgtgcataccattctggcatgaaagggcataccattgatgagtgccgctctctgaaagataagatccagactttgattgacaacaaaatcatCGTGGCAAAGAAGCCTGCTCCAAATGTCCACAACAACCCTTTACCAGACCACAaaggtggaggtgttcacatgattgaaatagaggatgattgggatcccaagggatcaatcgGTTTGATAGTAGAAGGTGACGATCATaagaaaccaacagtcacccttaatccAATTGTAGTCCAAATTCAACCTTCTAAAGTCGCCGAGGTGAACaggtccataccacttgagtttcaAGCGCCTTCTTCTGCAAAGATGCCAGTACCGATTGAGGTCaagtttgggtccccaaaggcacctgtaccatttgaggttgctgtattaccttccaaagcaagggtgcccattccGGTAGCAATGACGACCATAACCTCATTCCACACGAAAGCCATACCATGGGACTACACATCCAAGgcaagaaggaaaaggaaagcCAAGTCCGGAGAAGCAGTtgtggcacagg ggtccaacctcaatatttgtccgttggtaacacttagGACATTGGGAAAgagtctgcatgagatcaagtatggggccatcaacgtcaaggCTTTTGATGGTTctcaaagatccaccattggggaaattagcttgtgtttgcagatagggcctacttggtttgatgttgactttcaagtaatagacgtgccgTCCTCTTACAACCTGCTATTGGGacggccgtggattcatgccgaTGGGGCTGTAgtatcaacactacatcaggtagtgaagtttgagtggaatcaccaagaggtgatcattcacggcgacggtagcaatcccatatacagtcgccaaaccatcccggCAATCGGAGTAAGAAGGAAGATAGGTGGGGAGACATATcatcacatcgagcgagtcaatgcCATTGATAAGGATAagtggtgggacaacaaaatcgaaAGCATATTGAATTGGTGCGAATATGAACtgggcaagggacttggcaagaatctccaagggatCGCTAagcccatcaagctgaagaaacatg aaaatgtcaaagaaactcgcATCAGTGTTCATCTGTCCCCGTCAGAAAAtgaagagtacacagaatttctgaaggaatatgaggacatattcgcctggtcatatgacgacatgactggtttgagtacgtctattgtggcacACAAACTGCTGACTGATCCGACATGCCCaccg ctgaatcctgcaaaatgtgcatttggatttcctaccggaaaactacttgggttcattgtaagtcgccAAGGGATAGAgctggatccatcaaagatcaaagctattcaagaatttccaccgccaaagaacgAGAAGGACGTTATGAtcttcttgggaagacttaactacatcagccagttcatagcacaatctactgtcatctgtgagccgatctttaagatgttgaagaaggacgccgctaccaaatggactgatgattgtcagaaagccttcgacagaattaAGGAGTACCTGTCGACGCCGCTAGTTTag